From a region of the Oscillospiraceae bacterium genome:
- the alr gene encoding alanine racemase produces the protein MNGSKQRATATIHLSALRKNFQYIKALTGGNCKICAMVKADAYGHGAVGIAEELARCGVDYLGLADIYEAQTLREAGIETPILMMGYTPKCDMPRLLEYQLTQTVFDLDFAETLNNTVGGPIRCHLKIDTGMGRLGYVCPDGFPTKDLLRTLELPNLEFEGVYTHFAKADETGSDLTRRQFENFMTVLGNLECAGHTFQIRHAANSAAIMNYPEMHLDMVRPGIMLYGLMPDGSKNKNLAPILDYAGAVELVKEVEAGTTISYGGTYRCETDKRIAVVSLGYADGVSRTLSNRGFLLVNGKRAPILGKICMDHLMIDADHLGNIECGAPAYIIGGGKDGNTADDLAELEGTISYEVLCRMVGSRVKKIYSE, from the coding sequence TTGAACGGGAGCAAACAGCGCGCTACGGCGACGATTCATCTTTCCGCGCTGCGGAAAAATTTCCAATATATCAAGGCTTTGACCGGCGGTAATTGTAAAATCTGCGCGATGGTCAAGGCCGATGCCTACGGCCACGGAGCGGTCGGTATAGCCGAGGAATTGGCACGCTGCGGCGTCGATTATCTCGGTCTTGCCGATATCTACGAAGCGCAAACCCTGCGTGAAGCGGGTATCGAGACTCCGATTCTGATGATGGGATATACCCCGAAATGTGATATGCCCCGTCTTTTGGAATATCAGCTGACGCAGACTGTTTTTGACTTGGATTTCGCCGAGACGCTCAACAATACCGTCGGGGGCCCCATTCGCTGCCATTTGAAAATCGACACCGGTATGGGGCGGCTCGGATATGTCTGTCCCGACGGTTTTCCGACCAAAGACCTGCTGCGGACGCTGGAACTTCCGAACCTCGAGTTCGAGGGGGTCTATACCCATTTCGCCAAAGCCGATGAAACCGGCAGCGACTTGACCCGCCGCCAGTTTGAAAATTTTATGACGGTGCTCGGCAATCTAGAATGCGCGGGGCATACTTTTCAAATCCGTCATGCGGCCAATAGCGCCGCGATTATGAATTATCCCGAAATGCATCTGGATATGGTGCGTCCGGGGATCATGCTTTACGGATTGATGCCCGACGGAAGCAAAAACAAAAATCTCGCACCGATTCTCGACTATGCCGGTGCGGTGGAACTGGTCAAGGAAGTCGAAGCCGGAACCACGATCAGTTACGGCGGCACCTACCGCTGCGAGACCGATAAGCGCATCGCGGTGGTCAGTTTGGGTTATGCGGACGGTGTCAGCCGGACACTTTCGAACCGCGGTTTTTTATTGGTCAACGGAAAACGCGCCCCGATTCTCGGCAAAATCTGTATGGATCATTTGATGATTGACGCGGATCATTTGGGCAATATTGAATGCGGAGCGCCCGCCTATATTATCGGCGGCGGCAAGGACGGAAATACCGCTGACGATCTGGCAGAACTTGAGGGCACCATCAGCTACGAGGTTTTGTGCCGCATGGTCGGCAGCCGGGTCAAGAAAATCTATTCGGAGTAA
- a CDS encoding methionine gamma-lyase family protein, protein MNGKVLSAAQKADQKIKPQFEKIEQTERICTERVLKAFSENRVSEAHLLGTTGYGYGDLGRETLDRVYASVYGTEDAFVRVQMVSGTHAIATGLFGVLRPGDQVLSITGQPYDTILPTILKKGGGSLADFGIQFDWLEFDGTFDLDKILKSTDGKRMIYIQRSRGYTLRRSLTSDDITEITNLIHAKYPDIIVFVDNCYGEFVCESEPEADLLAGSLIKNAGGGLCPCGGYLAGKKELIDACADRLFAQDIGREVGATLFQNRSMFMGLFMAPHATAEALKTSAFAAALFDELGFETEPAYDARRADIVQLLKLGNPDLLIKFCKGLQSGSPVDSHVSPEPWDMPGYDSKVIMAAGGFISGSSVEISADAPLREPFAVWLQGGLTFASGRYAVLRAAEAILS, encoded by the coding sequence ATGAACGGAAAAGTCCTTTCCGCCGCACAAAAAGCGGATCAAAAAATCAAACCGCAGTTTGAGAAAATCGAACAAACCGAACGCATCTGCACCGAGCGGGTTTTAAAAGCATTTTCAGAAAATCGGGTCAGCGAAGCGCATCTGCTGGGTACGACCGGTTACGGCTACGGCGATCTCGGACGGGAAACGCTCGACAGGGTCTATGCGTCGGTTTACGGCACCGAGGACGCCTTTGTCCGTGTTCAGATGGTCAGCGGTACCCATGCAATCGCCACCGGATTATTCGGTGTGCTGCGCCCCGGTGATCAAGTACTTTCCATCACCGGACAGCCGTATGATACGATTCTGCCGACGATTTTGAAAAAAGGCGGCGGGTCGCTTGCCGACTTCGGCATACAATTTGACTGGCTGGAGTTTGACGGGACATTTGATCTCGATAAAATCCTCAAATCAACAGATGGAAAGAGAATGATCTACATTCAGCGTTCACGCGGTTATACCCTGCGGCGTTCGCTGACTTCTGATGACATCACGGAAATCACCAATTTGATCCATGCGAAATATCCGGACATCATCGTATTTGTCGATAACTGCTACGGCGAATTCGTCTGTGAGAGCGAACCCGAAGCCGATTTACTGGCGGGTAGTTTGATTAAAAACGCAGGCGGCGGCCTGTGTCCCTGCGGGGGGTATCTGGCGGGAAAAAAAGAGCTGATCGACGCTTGTGCCGATCGTCTGTTCGCGCAGGACATCGGGCGCGAAGTCGGAGCGACGTTGTTTCAAAACCGCAGCATGTTCATGGGACTGTTCATGGCGCCGCATGCGACCGCGGAAGCGCTCAAAACTTCGGCTTTCGCGGCTGCTCTCTTTGACGAACTCGGTTTTGAGACCGAACCCGCATATGACGCACGGCGCGCCGACATCGTACAGCTGTTAAAACTGGGGAATCCGGATTTATTGATCAAGTTTTGCAAAGGGCTTCAGAGCGGTTCCCCGGTCGATAGCCACGTCAGCCCCGAACCGTGGGATATGCCCGGTTATGACAGCAAGGTCATCATGGCGGCGGGCGGTTTTATCTCGGGTTCGAGCGTCGAAATTTCAGCCGACGCGCCGCTGCGGGAACCGTTTGCAGTCTGGCTGCAAGGTGGATTGACCTTTGCGAGCGGGCGATATGCAGTACTTCGTGCCGCAGAAGCGATCTTGTCATAA
- the murD gene encoding UDP-N-acetylmuramoyl-L-alanine--D-glutamate ligase, producing MDNRLDAFFAKLRSKKVVIIGIGVSNTPLIKLLLKKGVPVTVCDKKDADALGQICDEIRSWGAKLLIGDEYPEQFDADVIIRAPGVYFDSPALVAARKRGVVVTSEMELFFDYCPCPIYAVTGSDGKTTTTSIIAECLTKQGKLVHLGGNIGRCLFDKVEEMSHNDIAVVELSSFQLMSMRKSPDVAVVTNMNPNHLDIHKDMNEYITAKKNIYLHQNAFGRCVLNAENAITRSFAGEVRGQTAFFSSSNPVENGVYLKDGKLVHVTNGEEEEIMAADEILLPGTHNAENYMAAFAAVWGVVDVKVMSEIARTFKGVEHREEFVRELDGVKYYNDSIATTPTRTIAALNALKQNVILIGGGYDKKIPFEPLGKPVADTCKAVILFGDTAKKIGDTITATPGYNAEKTPIFYVGNMFEAVQKAHSLAKSGDFVTLSPACASFDRYPNYETRGEEYKTLVNKL from the coding sequence ATGGACAACAGATTAGATGCTTTTTTTGCAAAACTTCGTTCGAAAAAAGTTGTTATCATCGGTATCGGCGTGAGCAATACGCCACTAATTAAATTATTATTAAAAAAAGGCGTTCCCGTCACGGTTTGCGATAAAAAAGACGCAGACGCACTCGGACAGATTTGCGATGAAATCCGCTCCTGGGGCGCAAAACTGCTGATCGGAGACGAATACCCGGAACAATTCGACGCCGACGTTATTATCCGTGCACCCGGGGTTTATTTCGATTCGCCCGCGCTTGTCGCCGCCAGAAAACGCGGCGTTGTCGTGACCTCTGAAATGGAACTGTTTTTCGATTATTGCCCTTGTCCGATCTACGCAGTAACCGGCAGCGACGGCAAGACGACGACTACTTCGATTATCGCCGAATGTCTGACCAAACAGGGCAAGCTCGTCCATTTGGGCGGCAACATCGGCCGCTGTCTGTTTGACAAGGTCGAGGAGATGTCGCATAACGATATTGCGGTTGTTGAATTGTCAAGCTTCCAGCTGATGTCGATGCGCAAAAGCCCGGACGTCGCGGTCGTAACCAATATGAATCCGAATCATCTCGACATTCATAAGGATATGAACGAATACATCACCGCCAAGAAAAATATTTATCTCCATCAAAACGCCTTCGGACGCTGCGTGCTGAACGCCGAGAATGCGATTACCCGTTCGTTCGCAGGTGAAGTCCGAGGACAGACGGCGTTCTTTTCCTCATCGAATCCAGTGGAAAACGGCGTTTATCTCAAAGACGGAAAGCTCGTCCATGTCACAAACGGCGAGGAGGAGGAGATTATGGCCGCCGACGAGATTTTATTGCCCGGCACACACAATGCCGAGAATTATATGGCAGCCTTTGCCGCAGTCTGGGGCGTAGTCGACGTCAAGGTGATGTCCGAGATTGCAAGAACCTTTAAAGGCGTCGAACACCGCGAGGAATTTGTGCGTGAACTCGACGGCGTGAAATATTATAACGACTCCATCGCAACCACCCCGACCCGTACCATCGCCGCACTGAACGCTTTAAAGCAAAACGTCATTTTAATCGGCGGCGGATATGATAAAAAAATCCCGTTTGAACCGCTCGGAAAGCCGGTGGCCGACACCTGCAAAGCCGTAATTTTATTCGGTGACACCGCGAAAAAAATAGGTGATACTATCACTGCCACACCCGGTTATAACGCAGAAAAAACGCCGATTTTCTATGTCGGCAATATGTTTGAAGCGGTACAAAAAGCCCATTCGCTTGCAAAAAGCGGCGATTTTGTCACGCTCTCGCCCGCCTGTGCGAGTTTCGACCGCTATCCCAATTACGAAACCCGCGGCGAGGAATATAAGACGCTCGTGAATAAACTTTAG
- a CDS encoding glutamine--tRNA ligase/YqeY domain fusion protein — protein sequence MSDIAEKTPLNFIEAFVEEDYRTGRFVKKVHTRFPPEPNGYIHIGSAKAIMISYSIAKKYGGEFNLRFDDTNPEKEEEEFVESIQNDILWLGAKWDHLFYASDYFQKTFELTLDLIKNGDAFVCDLTPDQIRETRGTLTTPGVESPYRNRTPEENLDLFLRMKNGEFPEGSHVLRAKIDMSSPNMNMRDPVIYRIKFAHHHRQGDKWCIYPMYDYAHPLQDAIEGITHSLCSLEFEDHRPLYEWSLLKTGFIDQPPRQIEFSKYNVTYTVMSKRYLRQLVETGVVDGWDDPRMPTLSGLRRRGVTPEALREFCIKTGVAKTQAVIEIDFLDYCTREDLKLKCSRVMAVTNPLKLVITNYPEGQTEQFEIANNPEKPELGSRPVHFSRELYIENEDFFEVPPPKFHRLFPGNEVRLMGAYIIKCTGCVKDANGKVVQINCTYDPDTKSGTPGADRKVKGTIHWVDAKTAFPIKCRLLDRLLETEYNTDLEQSVINHNSSITTDGYAEACVNEAKPGDKFQFVRQGYFCRDTKFSDDPIFIRTVSLKSSYKPQ from the coding sequence ATGAGCGACATCGCCGAAAAAACCCCTCTGAATTTTATCGAGGCATTCGTCGAAGAGGACTACCGCACCGGCCGTTTTGTCAAAAAGGTACACACCCGTTTTCCGCCGGAACCCAACGGCTATATCCACATCGGCAGCGCCAAAGCCATTATGATCAGTTACAGCATCGCCAAAAAATACGGCGGTGAATTTAATCTGCGCTTTGACGACACCAACCCCGAAAAAGAGGAAGAGGAATTCGTCGAATCCATTCAAAATGATATTTTATGGCTGGGGGCAAAATGGGATCATCTTTTTTACGCCTCCGACTATTTTCAAAAGACCTTCGAGCTGACGCTCGATTTGATTAAAAACGGGGACGCATTCGTCTGCGACCTCACACCCGACCAGATCCGCGAGACCCGCGGCACGCTGACCACGCCGGGCGTCGAAAGTCCTTACCGTAACCGCACACCCGAGGAAAACCTCGACTTGTTTTTGCGCATGAAAAACGGCGAATTCCCCGAGGGCAGCCATGTGCTGCGTGCGAAGATTGATATGTCCTCACCGAATATGAATATGCGCGACCCGGTTATCTACCGCATCAAGTTCGCGCATCACCATCGCCAGGGCGACAAGTGGTGCATCTATCCGATGTACGACTATGCCCACCCGCTGCAGGATGCCATCGAAGGTATTACTCATTCGCTGTGCTCACTTGAGTTTGAAGACCACAGGCCGCTCTATGAGTGGTCGCTGCTAAAAACCGGTTTTATTGACCAGCCGCCGCGTCAGATCGAATTTTCCAAATACAACGTGACATATACTGTCATGTCAAAGCGGTATTTGCGCCAACTCGTTGAAACAGGTGTTGTCGACGGCTGGGACGATCCCCGTATGCCCACCCTGTCGGGTCTTCGCCGCAGAGGCGTCACCCCCGAAGCCCTGCGCGAATTCTGCATCAAAACCGGCGTAGCCAAGACACAAGCGGTCATCGAGATTGACTTTTTGGATTACTGCACCCGTGAGGACCTAAAACTCAAATGCAGCCGTGTGATGGCGGTGACCAATCCGCTCAAACTTGTTATCACCAATTATCCCGAAGGTCAAACCGAACAGTTTGAGATTGCGAATAACCCGGAAAAACCCGAACTCGGCTCACGCCCGGTCCATTTCAGCAGGGAACTATATATTGAAAACGAGGACTTTTTTGAGGTTCCTCCGCCCAAGTTTCACCGCCTTTTTCCCGGAAATGAAGTCCGGCTGATGGGTGCATATATCATCAAATGCACCGGCTGCGTTAAAGATGCAAACGGAAAAGTTGTTCAGATCAACTGCACCTACGATCCCGACACAAAAAGCGGAACGCCCGGTGCCGACCGCAAAGTCAAGGGCACCATCCATTGGGTGGATGCCAAGACCGCTTTCCCGATCAAATGCCGGCTGTTGGATCGTCTGCTCGAGACCGAGTACAACACCGATCTCGAACAATCCGTGATCAACCACAATTCCTCAATCACCACCGACGGATATGCCGAGGCCTGTGTGAATGAAGCGAAACCCGGTGACAAGTTCCAGTTCGTGCGGCAGGGATACTTCTGCCGGGATACAAAATTCTCAGACGATCCCATCTTTATCCGCACAGTATCACTGAAATCATCTTACAAACCCCAATAA
- a CDS encoding flavin reductase produces MEFKELKIEQLDFNPFEMIGGWALLASGKPDNFNMMTVSWGQAGVLWNKNVVTAYVRPQRYTKGFMDTNDIFTLNFFDADCHDALSLCGSKSGRDVDKMNKSGLTAEHRGGAVLFTEAKLILVCEKLYIGQLEKDGFLDEKLVTANYQKADFHTFYIGEIKKILSK; encoded by the coding sequence ATGGAATTCAAAGAACTAAAAATTGAACAGCTTGATTTTAACCCGTTTGAAATGATCGGCGGTTGGGCGTTGCTTGCCAGCGGAAAGCCGGATAATTTCAACATGATGACAGTGAGCTGGGGGCAGGCCGGCGTACTGTGGAACAAAAACGTCGTGACCGCCTATGTGCGTCCGCAGCGCTACACCAAGGGCTTTATGGATACCAACGATATCTTCACATTGAACTTTTTCGACGCGGATTGCCATGACGCTCTGTCGCTGTGCGGCAGCAAGAGCGGACGGGACGTCGACAAGATGAATAAAAGCGGCCTGACCGCAGAACATCGGGGCGGGGCGGTTTTGTTTACCGAGGCCAAATTGATTTTGGTCTGTGAAAAGCTCTATATCGGGCAACTTGAAAAAGACGGATTTTTAGACGAAAAACTGGTCACGGCCAATTATCAAAAGGCGGATTTCCATACGTTTTATATCGGTGAAATCAAAAAGATTCTCTCGAAATAA
- a CDS encoding TraX family protein produces the protein MSAVSLRPTENFKSYTPYFVVFGVAAFIAALVFDPTSSSLIGIIGAIALTILAVIITAGLAVKYRRTEGFATYLVAGIATVLIFALTLFFMPKLENATAILASCGVMILMIWFTVFSVNGKLNAERAILLLLAAGFLIRLLYGLNTPITVRQHDVEQFGVGYGHAGYIEYFFNNMKLPDFDPTTVWQFYHPPLHHILAAFWLKIMTAFRLPWERALESIQFLTAFYSAASMIICVKIFEILGLKGKGLVIATALIAFSPSFIIFSGSINNDILSITFTLAAIYATLKWVKTGKWSDIIQIALFIGLGMSTKQSIGAIAPAIALVFIFELMARKGERLRMIGQFAVFAVICIPLGLWWPVRNHLLYGSPLAYVPMLAENSFQYIGNYSFVERFLFPPSVSFSSNFILWGSAWNQPTCEFNVWSGLFKTAAFGEYNIAYASSAGEWLTTVLAVANIAIGLIGFGALVYYLIKKRSMTPRQKPLIYGVYVFVLLSYLSFCYTFPHTCTMNMRYASPLLVIGSYFFARLAGDLLKNEKKPVKAIGYGMAGITAVFCISSAIIYTTLGG, from the coding sequence GTGAGCGCAGTATCGCTTCGCCCAACCGAAAATTTTAAGTCGTACACCCCGTATTTTGTGGTTTTCGGAGTTGCGGCTTTTATTGCCGCGTTGGTTTTTGATCCGACCTCGTCTTCTTTGATCGGTATAATCGGGGCGATTGCACTGACGATCCTGGCTGTAATTATTACTGCGGGGCTTGCGGTGAAATATCGCAGGACAGAGGGATTTGCGACCTATTTGGTTGCCGGTATCGCTACGGTTTTGATTTTTGCGCTGACGTTGTTCTTTATGCCGAAGTTGGAAAACGCAACAGCGATTCTCGCCTCTTGCGGCGTCATGATTCTCATGATTTGGTTCACGGTCTTTTCCGTGAACGGAAAGCTGAACGCGGAAAGGGCGATCTTGCTTTTACTCGCCGCGGGGTTTCTGATTCGGCTGCTTTACGGTCTGAATACGCCGATCACCGTACGCCAGCACGACGTCGAGCAGTTCGGCGTCGGATACGGCCATGCCGGGTACATCGAATATTTCTTCAATAATATGAAACTGCCCGATTTCGATCCGACCACGGTTTGGCAGTTTTATCATCCTCCGCTGCATCACATTTTAGCGGCGTTTTGGCTCAAAATCATGACCGCTTTCCGGCTGCCTTGGGAACGTGCACTGGAGTCGATCCAATTCCTGACCGCGTTTTATTCGGCGGCTTCGATGATCATCTGCGTCAAGATTTTCGAGATTCTCGGATTGAAGGGCAAAGGTTTGGTCATCGCCACGGCGTTGATTGCATTCAGCCCGTCGTTCATCATTTTTTCGGGCAGCATCAACAACGATATTTTATCGATTACTTTCACTTTGGCTGCGATATATGCCACATTAAAATGGGTTAAGACGGGGAAATGGTCTGACATTATTCAAATCGCGCTGTTCATCGGGCTCGGTATGTCGACAAAACAGTCCATCGGCGCCATTGCGCCGGCCATTGCGTTGGTTTTTATATTCGAACTGATGGCGAGAAAAGGAGAACGTCTGCGGATGATCGGCCAGTTTGCGGTTTTTGCCGTGATCTGTATCCCGCTGGGTTTGTGGTGGCCGGTGCGCAATCATCTTTTATACGGTTCACCGTTGGCGTATGTCCCAATGCTCGCCGAAAACAGTTTTCAGTACATCGGCAATTACAGTTTCGTCGAGCGGTTCCTGTTTCCGCCGTCGGTCAGCTTCAGCAGCAATTTCATTCTCTGGGGTTCGGCTTGGAATCAACCCACCTGTGAGTTTAATGTCTGGAGCGGCTTGTTCAAGACGGCTGCATTCGGGGAATACAATATTGCTTATGCAAGTTCGGCGGGAGAGTGGCTTACAACGGTGCTGGCGGTCGCCAACATCGCAATCGGATTGATCGGATTCGGCGCGTTGGTGTATTATCTGATCAAAAAGCGGTCGATGACGCCCCGGCAAAAACCGCTTATTTACGGCGTCTATGTGTTTGTTTTACTGTCGTATCTGTCGTTTTGCTATACCTTCCCGCACACTTGCACCATGAACATGCGTTATGCATCGCCGCTGCTCGTGATCGGCTCTTATTTCTTTGCGCGGCTGGCGGGGGACCTCTTAAAAAACGAAAAAAAGCCTGTCAAAGCGATCGGATATGGTATGGCCGGAATTACGGCGGTGTTCTGTATCTCATCGGCGATTATTTATACGACTTTGGGTGGCTGA
- a CDS encoding NAD(P)/FAD-dependent oxidoreductase, translating to MKQVIVIGAGPAGLTAADELLRRGGYEVTVLEESDEIGGISKTVRYNGNRMDIGGHRFFSKSDEIMKRWEQLMPLQGALAIDDKLLDRERPVYPGGPDPEKEDRVMLVRHRVSRIYYLKKFFDYPISMKASTIKGMGFGRTMKAGFSYLKSAMIKKPETSLENFYINRFGKVLYGMFFEGYTEKLWGRHPSDISADWGAQRVKGLSIRTLLKDMFSKAFGKKNNQNAETSLIEEFWYPKFGPGQLWEGLADDIVKRGAVLKKNCGVKRLIVENSKVTGVVCATPDGEKTESADIVISSMPLRDLVLGIEGEKPSDEMIRIADGLPYRDFVTVGLLVKRMNLKNETDIKTLGNIVPDCWIYVQETEVKLGRIQIFNNWSPYMVKDPEHTVWIGLEYFCAEGDDFWNMPNDERVKFAAKELEKMGIIGAEDVLDSHCERVKKAYPAYFDTYAEIDKLIDYLNSIENLYCIGRNGQHRYNNMDHSMMTAMVAVDAIENGGEKTAVWSVNTEKEYHEKKESEEGK from the coding sequence ATGAAACAAGTAATCGTGATCGGTGCGGGTCCCGCGGGGCTGACTGCGGCGGACGAGCTGCTGCGCAGAGGCGGTTATGAGGTGACCGTGCTTGAAGAAAGCGATGAAATCGGCGGCATCTCAAAGACGGTGCGTTATAACGGCAACCGTATGGACATCGGCGGACACCGGTTCTTTTCCAAATCCGATGAGATTATGAAGCGGTGGGAGCAGCTGATGCCGCTGCAGGGCGCATTGGCCATCGACGACAAGCTGCTTGACAGGGAGAGACCGGTATATCCGGGTGGACCCGATCCCGAAAAAGAAGACCGCGTCATGTTGGTCCGCCACCGGGTCTCACGCATTTATTACTTAAAGAAATTCTTTGACTATCCGATCTCGATGAAGGCCTCGACCATTAAGGGGATGGGTTTCGGGCGTACGATGAAAGCCGGATTTTCCTATTTAAAATCGGCAATGATCAAAAAGCCGGAAACCTCGCTTGAAAATTTCTATATTAACCGTTTCGGTAAGGTGCTTTACGGAATGTTCTTTGAGGGTTATACCGAAAAGCTCTGGGGCCGTCATCCGTCCGACATCTCCGCCGACTGGGGCGCACAGCGGGTCAAGGGTCTTTCCATCCGCACGCTGCTCAAAGATATGTTTTCCAAAGCATTCGGCAAAAAGAATAATCAAAACGCCGAGACCTCGCTGATTGAGGAATTCTGGTATCCCAAGTTTGGCCCCGGTCAGCTCTGGGAAGGCCTTGCCGACGATATCGTAAAGCGCGGTGCGGTTTTGAAAAAGAACTGCGGTGTGAAACGGCTGATCGTCGAAAACAGCAAAGTCACCGGTGTGGTCTGCGCAACCCCCGACGGCGAAAAGACAGAGAGTGCGGACATTGTGATCTCGTCAATGCCGCTGCGCGATCTGGTGCTGGGCATTGAGGGCGAAAAACCGTCTGATGAGATGATCCGGATTGCCGATGGTCTGCCGTACCGCGATTTTGTGACGGTCGGCTTGCTTGTCAAACGGATGAATCTCAAAAACGAGACGGATATCAAAACCCTGGGCAACATCGTGCCCGATTGCTGGATTTATGTGCAGGAGACCGAGGTCAAACTGGGCCGGATCCAGATTTTTAACAACTGGTCGCCGTACATGGTCAAGGATCCCGAACATACCGTCTGGATCGGATTGGAATATTTCTGCGCCGAGGGCGACGATTTCTGGAATATGCCGAATGATGAGCGGGTGAAATTCGCGGCAAAAGAACTTGAGAAGATGGGCATCATCGGGGCGGAAGACGTACTCGACAGCCATTGCGAGCGGGTCAAGAAAGCATATCCGGCTTATTTCGACACCTACGCCGAGATCGACAAACTGATCGATTATCTCAACTCAATTGAAAATCTATACTGCATCGGTCGTAACGGTCAGCATCGTTATAATAATATGGACCACTCGATGATGACCGCAATGGTCGCCGTTGACGCCATCGAAAACGGCGGTGAAAAAACCGCGGTCTGGAGTGTCAACACCGAAAAGGAATACCACGAGAAGAAGGAGTCGGAGGAGGGTAAATAG
- a CDS encoding GtrA family protein produces MKMGFKKAVLEKSDSTKIQFLRSLVVGGIATGVDVGIAMLLIYGFSVNEQLAAAIGFTFGLVVNYLLSALWVFRKSQVTNRFGEFVVFTIIGLIGLGLKVGLITLFVRWMEMPFFDAWFFTNLNELIRNIAATMIVFIFNFAARKLVLYRYNPEKEENKEIEK; encoded by the coding sequence ATGAAAATGGGTTTTAAAAAGGCGGTTTTGGAGAAATCGGACAGCACAAAAATTCAATTTCTGCGTTCGCTGGTGGTCGGCGGTATCGCTACGGGTGTTGATGTCGGTATTGCGATGCTGCTCATCTACGGTTTTTCGGTCAACGAACAGTTGGCCGCCGCTATCGGATTTACCTTCGGACTGGTCGTCAATTATCTGCTCAGCGCGCTTTGGGTGTTTCGCAAGTCACAGGTTACCAACCGGTTTGGCGAGTTTGTGGTGTTTACGATCATCGGATTAATCGGACTCGGCCTCAAGGTCGGATTGATTACGCTGTTTGTGCGTTGGATGGAAATGCCGTTTTTTGATGCGTGGTTTTTTACTAATTTAAATGAATTGATTCGTAACATCGCGGCCACTATGATCGTCTTTATCTTTAACTTCGCAGCAAGGAAGTTGGTTCTGTATCGCTATAATCCGGAAAAAGAAGAGAACAAGGAGATAGAAAAATGA
- a CDS encoding TraX family protein — MSTTVLKVIAIISMLIDHLGASGIVPVGTPWYTVCRVIGRLAFPLFCFCVAEGLKHSKNRKKYILRLFIFALISEIPFDLMVYKTWFTWQSQNVIFTLLLAVVGITVFEQPELLGKVMQKYEKNPDTYAYQNADWVVKSFILGICALLGFILKTDYAWFGVCLVYVMYFTGRLSKPKRYSIIAAVLIGYGLINTLAGAGMMTALYWLAASSSLIFIMMYNNRKGKGLKYLFYIFYPAHMLILAVCYFIMNPVMLFKLGITLGIS; from the coding sequence ATGAGCACGACGGTTTTAAAGGTCATCGCAATCATCTCGATGTTAATCGATCACCTCGGCGCCTCCGGGATCGTGCCTGTAGGCACCCCCTGGTATACCGTCTGCCGCGTCATCGGGAGGCTGGCATTTCCGCTGTTTTGCTTCTGTGTTGCCGAGGGACTCAAACACAGCAAGAACCGAAAAAAATATATCCTGCGGTTGTTTATTTTCGCTCTGATCAGTGAGATACCATTTGATCTGATGGTTTATAAAACCTGGTTTACTTGGCAAAGTCAAAACGTCATTTTCACATTGCTGCTTGCCGTGGTCGGTATTACGGTCTTTGAACAACCGGAGCTGCTCGGTAAAGTGATGCAGAAATACGAAAAAAACCCCGACACGTATGCCTATCAAAATGCCGATTGGGTTGTCAAATCGTTTATTCTGGGCATCTGTGCGCTTTTGGGCTTCATTTTAAAAACAGATTACGCCTGGTTCGGCGTCTGTTTGGTCTATGTGATGTATTTCACGGGCAGGTTGTCAAAGCCTAAACGCTATTCGATTATCGCTGCGGTTTTAATCGGTTACGGTTTAATCAACACGCTTGCGGGTGCCGGAATGATGACTGCTTTATACTGGCTCGCGGCGAGTTCTTCATTGATCTTCATCATGATGTATAACAACCGGAAGGGTAAAGGGTTAAAGTATCTGTTTTATATCTTCTATCCGGCACATATGCTGATCTTGGCGGTTTGTTATTTTATTATGAACCCGGTAATGCTTTTTAAGCTTGGTATCACGCTGGGTATATCCTGA